GTAACATAACAAGATTTATTGAGGAACCGTCAAGTACAACATTCCAAATTTCCTTTTCACTTAAGAAGAATAGAAAAAGTGCATCCTTCTCAGGGATACTGTTAATGCATATCATATATGATTTTGTCGGTCGACTCTTTAGCTATAAAGCCTTCTGTTACGTTACAAAATAGAAGGTAAATACCAATAAGGGAGAAGAAGTTGTTTCTTTTGTTTCCTACTGGTGGAGTCAATTTTACTTCAGTTGATCTCTCGCAGTGCACTTTCAAAACTCCTCTTTGCATTTCTTTTGATGACAAAAGTTGTTGATTTTTGAATGTGCATTCTGGTAGTCTAGGAGGATTGCTATCAATTTTGCGTTCCAAATGGTATGTGATCTGCTTACCGTCATCTTGTGATATCACTGATGCATCTAacatttgttattgtttttttatttaaatgaatttCCGTGTTTAACTCTTCAATTTCGGGCatgaaaacatttattttgCGTTAGATATCTCgcgttttattttctttatttaccTTAAAAAGAGAAAACTTAAGCTAGAGATTTGATTTTTTAGTTGGTTGAGAGAGCACTTGAAGAATCCGGTGATGATCTAGATTCTGCTATCAAACGCCTGAATGAGCTCCGCTTGGGATCTGGTGATAATCTGAGGCCTGTGGCAGGAAGCTCTGGTGCTACACATGAGTCAAGCAGCCAGGTTTTTCCTCAAGGTGcacattgattttttttttgtttgtttttgattGGTGGTTGATTATTTCCCCCCCTTTTGGTGTTGTTGCCTTGACTGAGATCattttagagatcattttttcAACTTCCTACCCATTGTAGTATGCTTTAGTGTTGATCTTTTTGTAATGCTCAGCAAATTCATATGTTAATTCTTTGGTGTAAGCAGCCACTATTGGAGTGCCGTCCTTTCTTGCTCCCTGCTAACTCGGGTGCTTTGTGCACtgaatttccttttttaaaaacattcttGTAAAAAGAAATGGTTAGAGGATAGTGAGTCCCCGTTACAATTCATTGAGGAGACGTTTGGTATGAGGTATAAGATATAATAATCCCAGGATAATATGCAGGATTATTTCTGTGTTTGGTTGGAGGTATTAGGTAGTCCTTGGATTATTTATCCACCAATTACCATAATGATGTGATACTCTATTCCATATACATggtgggataacttatcccaggATAACATGTTCCCAACCAAACGACCCTTGAATCTTTTGTAATTACTTTTTTGATGTAATCATGACACTTGTAACTGTTGGTTTTGACATCAATAATACTTGTCattttaacaaacaaaaaaatccaCATGATGTCATCATTCATCTATTTTAAATTCTGCCCTTTCTTACGCCAAGTACTGCACTTCATTGATTTTTCCATTTTCTAAAATGTTTGTTAGTGTCCTGTCAAATCACCTACTTGACTACTTCTGCTCTATAACATGTAGCAATTTTGGAGATATTTCAATTGCGAATGTTCAAGTAGCTGCTTATCATTTTAATGCTTCACAATTTGTGGTTTTTGTTCTTCTTAAATTTAGCATGTGGTCACTTGTGGTCCATATTATTAACTCGTCATCTTCCTTTGTTTCGGCAATTTCATACTTGTTAAGTTGCTTGATATTTATGGTGGAGGTTTATCTGCTTCTTTGCTTGCACTAACAAACCACCACTTTATGTATCTTAACCCAACTAACTGCTGAAGTATCTAATAGCATGGTCGTTCTTGTGATAGcttcatctttttaaaatttctaccTTTAATGATTATTCTTTGTATAAGCTTATACAGACATTACtcagttactttttttttctgctTGTGGTAAAGGGCCAATTTTACTTGAGCCGAAGATCTACCAAAAACAACTTCTCTACCTgcacaaggtaggggtaaggctACATACATACTTCtctccccagaccccacttgtgaaAATACACTGGGTATTATGTTGTTGTTAGGTGGTGAAAGGCCAATTAGTATTGTGTCATTGAGTGGAAGTATAAGGGAAAGAATTAGTAGTAATATAGGAAATTAAACAATGAAAGTGCCTTACTTATGGTTGTGATTCAACTAAAAAAGATTGAGTAGTCAATAAGGGAATCAGAGTTTTAAATAAAGACCAGCACTCTTTTCATGACACAGTTAAGTTTGGTCAGAGTAAGCTGTTCAGTTTATTGGAATATAAAGGTCTTGTTTCTTGAAAACTATTGCTGCTAATCCCCTTACTTTTTGATCTCGTGATCAGACAATGAGAGGTAAATTCATCGTTTAACTATTCTCTGTGTGATCTCTAGTGCTAAATAATTACACCAGACAACCTTGTTATGAAAAGATGGGAGTACTTAAAAGAAATTGCTTCTCTACCATAAATTATAACTGCTTCCAGCCTTGCTTTGCTGAATGTATTTGAAAACTGTGCAACTTATATCTCCATCTCGATCCACTTGTGACGAGTGATCTTCACCACTGATATTAAGCTATAATATTacattcattttttgttttttaaagcATTGGATGTAGATTCGCTGGCACAATTCTGATTTCCCCTTACATTGACATAGTTCCTTCACCTTGTTGCAGGTGCGGCTACAACTAATGGTGAGACCCCATCTGCAGAGGATTTTTCTTCTGCAGAAGTGGTGCATTTGCAGGGTACAGAATGGGTGGATCTTTTTGTTGGAGAGATGATGAGTGCATCAAATATAGATGATGCTAAAGCGCGTGCTTCACGAGCTCTTGAGGCTTTTGAGAAGACCATATGTGCTCGTGCAACAGAGGCAGCCTGCCGTTTCCAGAAGGTGGGCCCCAAGTTCTTTTACGTATTTATTTTTCCTGCATTGTAAGCACCCTGAcatctctttttattttgtatgcaTTACAAACACCCTGtcatatttcattcttattttctttatcatGTCTACACTTACTATGGTCATATAGTGCACAGTTACTTTTGGGGGACCTTAATAAGAGGTAAATGAAGGAATGCAACAAAGAAAAAATTGCTTAAATacgagaaaaaggaaaataagtaTGATATAGAACTGGGAAGTGTGCTTTTActtcaatgtcaacgtgaagAAAATGGTTATTCTGAAAGGGTGAGATTTTATATGTTGAGTGCTTGTGTCTCATTGGGCAATAAGCTAGTAATATTCGGTCTTTGTGACCTTCTTGTGTCCCCCTTCCCCCatcccttttttaaaaaaaaacaatgttcATTAACATTGGGGTGTCTGTGCTGGCATAGCCCCATAGGACAGACTGATTATCTTGTTTATTTTGGTTTGTTACTCGTACATCTTATTTTGATGAAGTTTGTTACTCAAAGAGAAAATTGTTATCCATATCCATATGCTTATAGTTTGGTTGTGATACAGGAGAATATGATGCTCAAGCAGCagttagaagctcttgtacaaGAGAATGCTATTTTCAAGCGAGCAGTTGCCATCCAGCATGAGCGTCAAAAGGAATTCGAGAATAGAGGGAACGAGTTGAATCAGCTGAAGCAGTCGGTGGCTCAGTACCAGGAGCAGCTTAGAACCCTTGAGGTCAAATTTCTCTTTAGAACTGCTGATATTTTTGTGGTTCATTTATTTTGCTGGAAATTGCATATTGCTTCTCATTCTGTCCATGCTTTCACTATAACCGAATGAAATAAGATGCTTGTCGGGGTTTATGATCACaagtttcatcattttcttgtcTTACTATTCTGGACACCGGTTATCATTGGTTGTTTTGGCCTTTCTGTGTCATCAGGTCAATAACTATGCTCTCACGATGCACCTCAAGCAAGCTCAACAAAGCAACAACTCCATTCCAGGGCGTTTCAACCCCGATGTCTTTTAGTATGTATCATGTCCCTATTGGCTGCGTAACATACATAGGTAGCAACAGTAATATCCTGTCGTCACAGTAGCAGCAATTGTTTCCTAGAGATGAATGACGATATTAAGCTAGAACTTCTGTCTATTGATTAAAGTGCCCTGCTGCAGTTACTAGACAAAGGGTACTTTGTACTGTTCATACaagtttttatttgtttttctgcTGTTGTTTCAATTAGAGTATCCAAAGTTCATACAgttctgttcttcttcttctgcttttAAGAAGATGTTCAACACATGATTGTTATGCTTTATTTGTTTCTTTCGTCGGATTCGATTTCTGCTCCATTTTTTACCTTTAAAACTCTCACATGTATATGATATATAGAGtaatggcataatacatatattggaccctaaacttggcttcaaattttaattttgaccttcaactttcataatgcacaaacatacactttaactattcaacttttaaataaataaacacatgagtcctacatggcacaatacacgtaggacaccacgtaggacgaaaaatgacatgtaggacatgtgtgtctattttttcaactttatacaagtttaagtgtctatttgtgcacatccaaagttgaaggacataaatgtaatttgaagtcaagttaaagggtatatttatgtattatgcctagaGTAAATGAAGTCTCATGGATGAATTCTAAAAGGGTGTACAAAGCATCCTGTGTTCACGCAGGGTTCGGGTTGTTACCTAGATAGTCTACCCTATTACAAGCACTACTGTCTGCTTTCACAACTCGAACATGTAACTAATGAATGAATACtagtatatcatcataacattaGCTCGTACAAATCCAAGTTCTGCATCAAGCGAACTAAGTTCAATATTTAAATGTAGAAGAATAGAAAGAACGAGTTTATCATCTCGAGTTTATAACAAGAGAGAGATTACAAAAGAATACTAGTAATTTGTATAGCTTGTAACAAAAGGttaattttcttcaatttgtatATGGTTGCTTTAAGAAAATGGAACAAGAGTTCCACAAGCTttcatcatcttcttgaacTCATCAAAATTCACCATTCCATCACCATCAACATCAACTTTCTTTATCATTTCTTTACAATGATCCAATTTCTTACCTTCTTTCATTCCTAAAGATGAAAGTATCTTACTCAATTCTTCTTCTGATATTAATCCATC
This portion of the Solanum pennellii chromosome 12, SPENNV200 genome encodes:
- the LOC107005314 gene encoding uncharacterized protein LOC107005314, translated to MSAILCGKRSNLFEDFQSSSSASTPVSKRIRRNFSPARSNSDSDRVLCGNLIASSALDHLLMIFSDMDKQLVERALEESGDDLDSAIKRLNELRLGSGDNLRPVAGSSGATHESSSQVFPQGAATTNGETPSAEDFSSAEVVHLQGTEWVDLFVGEMMSASNIDDAKARASRALEAFEKTICARATEAACRFQKENMMLKQQLEALVQENAIFKRAVAIQHERQKEFENRGNELNQLKQSVAQYQEQLRTLEVNNYALTMHLKQAQQSNNSIPGRFNPDVF